A single Anopheles funestus chromosome 2RL, idAnoFuneDA-416_04, whole genome shotgun sequence DNA region contains:
- the LOC125761998 gene encoding juvenile hormone epoxide hydrolase 2-like, giving the protein MGFMTRVVFVVISLTVAVVLKQYRGLSAPLPVPELNLKQYWGPGDVKQYKEDTSIKPFKVSYDAPVIEKLRTKLTDGPTFTPPLEGVAFEYGFNTNRLKDIIKYWRTTYLDKWSEREKFFNKFPHFHTQIQGLNIHFIHVKPKVPAGTKVLPLLLLHGWPGSVREFYDIIPMLTTKSNDKDFVFEVIVPSLPGYGWSQASAKKGLSPSEVAIVMKNLMSRVGFEKFYIQGGDWGSLIGNYIATFFQSNVLGVHLNMCSINTPMSYPKMFLASLRPSLFVDEQHTDYYFPLGSKFANIIEETGYMHIQATKPDTIGTALQGNPVGLAAYIIEKFSTWTNPAYRNLADGGLEKYFTLDALLDNVMIYYLTNSITTSQRIYAEAFASDELKKEIDRIQTDVPAACAKFRYELMQQIDWILKDHFTNLVQSNHFDDGGHFAAMQLPEVLYKDFVTFIAKIQK; this is encoded by the exons ATGGGTTTCATGACGAGAGTTGTATTCGTGGTGATATCCCTAACTGTTGCCGTGGTATTGAAGCAATACCGTGGACTGAGTGCCCCACTGCCTGTTCCTGAACTCAACCTCAAACAATATTGGGGCCCGGGCGATGTGAAACAGTACAAAGAGGATACCAGCATTAAACCGTTTAAGGTGTCGTACGATGCACCCGTGATCGAGAAGCTTCGCACAAAATTGACCGATGGTCCCACGTTTACGCCACCGCTGGAAGGAGTCGCGTTCGAGTATGGATTCAACACCAACCGACTGAAGGATATTATCAAGTACTGGCGCACGACGTACCTGGACAAATGGAGCGAGCgggagaaatttttcaacaaatttccgCACTTCCATACACAAATTCAAGGGCTCAACATTCACTTCATCCACGTAAAACCGAAAGTACCAGCCGGTACTAAGGTGCTACCATTGCTCCTGCTTCATGGTTGGCCCGGCTCAGTTCGCGAGTTCTACGACATTATTCCGATGCTGACGACCAAGTCTAACGACAAGGACTTTGTGTTCGAAGTGATTGTACCGAGTCTGCCCGGATACGGCTGGTCACAGGCAAGCGCCAAAAAGGGTCTCAGTCCCTCCGAGGTGGCAATCGTGATGAAAAATCTTATGAGCCGTGTTGGGTTCGAAAAGTTCTACATCCAGGGTGGTGATTGGGGATCTTTGATCGGAAATTATATTGCCACCTTCTTCCAGAGTAATGTGCTCG GTGTACATCTTAACATGTGCTCCATCAATACCCCGATGTCCTATCCCAAAATGTTCCTGGCTTCTCTGCGTCCATCTCTGTTTGTTGATGAACAGCACACGGATTATTACTTCCCACTCGGCAGTAAATTTGCCAACATTATTGAAGAGACCGGTTACATGCACATTCAGGCAACGAAACCAGACACCATTGGCACGGCACTGCAGGGCAACCCGGTCGGTCTTGCCGCTTATATTATTGAGAAATTCTCCACCTGGACCAATCCAGCCTACCGCAATCTGGCAGACGGTGGgctagaaaaatatttcactttggATGCGTTGTTGGACAACGTGATGATCTATTATCTGACCAACAGCATCACCACATCGCAGCGTATTTATGCGGAAGCATTTGCATCCGACGAGCTGAAGAAGGAAATTGATCGCATACAGACGGATGTTCCGGCTGCATGTGCAAAGTTCCGGTACGAGCTCATGCAACAAATCGATTGGATATTGAAGGATCACTTTACCAATCTGGTACAAAGCAATCATTTCGATGATGGTGGCCACTTTGCGGCTATGCAACTGCCGGAGGTGTTGTACAAAGATTTCGTTACGTTTATTGCCAAGATtcagaaatga
- the LOC125761996 gene encoding juvenile hormone epoxide hydrolase 1-like: MGLGTQFLCLFVGCISLTGYQYYREITTPLPVPTVKFDEYWGPGDAAFYQGNTSIRPFKISYNTSVIQKLIRQLTDVPHLAAPLEGAGAFEYGFNSDRLQEIIHYWREQYLPKWSTEREPYLNRYPHFKTQIQGLDIHYIHIRPNADQQKTVIPLLLLHGWPGSVREFYDIIPLLTSSSHEKDFTFEVIVPSLPGFGWSQGSAKVGLGGQKMAIIMKNLMERIGHKRFFVHGGDWGALITDVMGTYFSKNVLGIHQSGCGVIGTLATLKTMIASFFPWVFIEERHIGYYFPLQSYFKEILLESGYMHIQATKPDTIGTVLVGNPVGLAAYILEKFSTQTNRAFRMLPDGGLERAFNLDALLDNVMIYYLTDSITTSQRIYMEAFSKRELFAGELERIPNMVPTACAKFKHDVLHTIDWALRGHYTNLVQSNHFDEGGHFSVMQLPEVVYRDLVQFVGKVLKTS; the protein is encoded by the exons ATGGGTCTTGGGACACAGTTTCTTTGTCTGTTTGTCGGATGTATCAGTTTGACGGGATATCAATACTATCGTGAGATTACTACACCTTTACCGGTGCCAACGGTTAAATTCGATGAATATTGGGGACCTGGAGATGCCGCCTTTTATCAAGGAAACACTTCAATACGGCCGTTCAAAATTTCCTACAACACATCAGTGATACAGAAGCTGATCCGACAGTTAACAGATGTGCCTCATCTAGCAGCTCCACTCGAAGGTGCCGGTGCGTTCGAGTACGGGTTTAATAGTGATCGTTTGCAAGAGATCATTCATTATTGGCGCGAACAATACCTTCCAAAGTGGAGTACCGAGCGTGAACCGTATCTGAACCGCTACCCGCATTTCAAAACACAAATTCAAGGCTTGGACATTCACTACATCCATATACGACCGAATGCCGATCAACAGAAAACAGTAATTCCTTTGCTACTTCTGCACGGTTGGCCTGGGTCGGTCAGAGAGTTTTATGACATAATTCCCCTGCTTACTAGTTCCTCCCATGAGAAGGATTTCACTTTCGAAGTGATCGTACCGAGCTTGCCCGGTTTCGGATGGTCACAGGGCAGTGCAAAGGTAGGATTGGGTGGTCAAAAGATGGCGATCATCATGAAGAATCTCATGGAACGCATAGGCCACAAGCGGTTCTTCGTGCATGGAGGTGATTGGGGAGCACTCATTACAGACGTGATGGGGACATACTTTTCGAAGAACGTACTCG GTATACATCAGTCTGGCTGTGGCGTAATCGGTACACTGGCGACATTAAAAACCATGATCGCTAGCTTTTTCCCTTGGGTATTTATAGAGGAACGGCACATTGGATACTATTTCCCCCTGCAATCTTACTTCAAGGAAATACTGCTTGAGTCCGGTTACATGCACATTCAGGCTACAAAACCGGACACAATCGGTACGGTTCTAGTTGGTAATCCGGTTGGATTAGCGGCCTATATTCTGGAGAAGttttccacacaaacaaaccgcGCCTTCCGTATGCTTCCGGACGGTGGTCTTGAAAGGGCTTTCAATCTCGATGCTCTGCTGGATAACGTTATGATATACTATTTGACTGATAGCATTACTACATCGCAAAGAATTTATATGGAAGCATTTAGCAAGCGTGAACTGTTTGCCGGTGAGCTGGAACGAATTCCCAACATGGTACCGACGGCGTGTGCGAAATTTAAGCACGATGTACTACACACAATTGACTGGGCTTTGAGGGGCCACTATACGAATCTTGTACAGAGCAATCATTTCGATGAAGGTGGTCATTTTTCGGTAATGCAGTTACCCGAAGTGGTATATCGCGATTTAGTACAGTTCGTTGGAAAGGTGTTGAAGACAAGCTGa
- the LOC125761979 gene encoding uncharacterized protein K02A2.6-like: MSQENKYHLEPFNDGVNSSGLRREWEEWFRACEIILELQQFPTQHEKLLYMLARGGRGLQRIYHHLAPVEGEIHPGPTKIPLAPVEEPEFDNAVKRLNAFFVGKRNERIELELFRSIRQKPEEPFNCYVLRLRTQAACCEFKDREQKEILQQITVGARDERVRDKGLEGTMELDSLINYAINREVLLKQKEKTQRFGAEPGEVSLVKPMVMRNERRFVQRDQYVRGEERNTYPKCNRCGSWRHQRESKECAARGATCHNCGKVGHFARKCTAGRGSTGEKRFSWKRKEATNTVHDGKRNWEDEVEENRDFTPRKDDADNGLIIGFVDQLPVEFLIDSGAMINTVTEGVWEQLIATNAKLFKKKFKCDRQFTAYASQKPLNVLAIFESWITISETKPKTYAEFFVIQDARRCLLSKRTAEELKVLKVGLEVNRIATKTGSFPKFPNVLLKLSIDYRVPPRKLAYLRIPMAMEDKVNKKLQEMLDADIIEPVAGPAEWISPMVVVPKGTDDIRLCINMRYPNKAIQREHYPLPLIDTLLNKMKGAKVFSKLDITSAYYHVELHPDSREITTFMTGKGLMRFKRLMFGINCAPEIFQRIMCEMLSGIEGVIIYIDDIVVWGTNQIEHNERLTKVLSILKENNASLNKAKCLFEVKELEILGFKVSADGICPTEDKIAAINTFRMPETKEEVRSFLGLVNFVGQFIPHLSSRTESLRCFLRGEVDSFGCEQKSAFEDLQKELASTVHRLGFFDPKDRTELYVDASPVGLGAVLTQRDNIDKARIISFASKGLTKTEKVYPQTQREALAIVWAVEKFYPYLFGKHFTVFTDHKTLEYIFNAKYQEGRRACSRAEAWALRLQPYDFSVVHIPGTSNISDILSRLCPQSDKPFDETTDHYICEIGEGNMAITLEEIRQETGLDETLKQVCQAIESQQWPPELYAYQAFSKELGVSNNVVVREDRIILPSKLRQRALDIAHRGHPGIVAMKRNLREKVWWPHMDRDIENRAQECAGCALVSRQGPPEPMQRKEMPARPWQELAMDFFTAKECGTFLVVVDYFSRFLTVTEMNSTSAAKTINCLEIIFRHHTYPETIRSDNGPPFASEEFSDYCRSRNIRLVRTIPYWPQMNGLVERQNQGILRTLRIAKALKQDWRKALEEYVYAYNTAPHSVTNKSPMELLTGRPVKDLLPSLRTDPFWNRDEGVSDRDRIKKMHGKLYADKRRHAKHSELVVGDDVMIRNYEAGKIQPKFCSEKFKVVKLSGSDVTVQSRDGVEYRRPVAHLKKWPTADDKNYTFKRLDKDEGTITDTKESPNDRKESKSPPAKRFKRSIRLPARYQT; encoded by the exons ATGTctcaagaaaataaatatcatctAGAGCCATTCAACGATGGGGTTAATAGCTCTGGATTACGTCGTGAGTGGGAGGAATGGTTTCGGGCATGCGAAATCATACTCGAGCTGCAACAATTTCCGACGCAGCACGAAAAGCTATTATACATGCTagctcgaggtggtagaggtcTGCAGAGAATTTACCATCATTTGGCACCAGTAGAAGGAGAAATCCATCCAGGACCTACCAAAATTCCGTTGGCTCCGGTAGAAGAACCCGAGTTTGATAACGCTGTCAAGCGACTCAACGCGTTTTTTGTGGGAAAACGGAACGAACGAATTGAGCTTGaattatttcgttcaattCGACAGAAGCCCGAGGAGCCGTTCAATTGTTACGTGTTACGATTACGAACGCAGGCAGCATGTTGCGAATTCAAAGACCGCGAACAAAAGGAAATACTGCAACAAATTACTGTTGGTGCACGAGATGAAAGAGTGCGGGATAAAGGCTTAGAAGGCACTATGGAGTTGGATTCTCTTATTAACTACGCAATAAATCGCGAAGTgcttctaaaacaaaaagaaaagacacaaCGATTCGGGGCTGAACCAGGAGAAGTGTCGCTCGTGAAACCAATGGTAATGCGAAATGAAAGGCGTTTTGTACAACGAGACCAATATGTTCGTGGTGAGGAGCGGAACACCTATCCTAAGTGTAATCGGTGTGGATCATGGAGGCATCAACGGGAATCGAAAGAGTGTGCAGCACGAGGTGCGACGTGCCACAATTGTGGAAAGGTTGGACATTTCGCGAGAAAATGCACAGCCGGCCGTGGCTCTACGGGAGAGAAACGATTTTCTTGGAAGAGAAAGGAAGCTACCAACACTGTTCACGATGGGAAACGGAATTGGGAGGATGAAGTCGAGGAAAATCGTGATTTTACGCCGAGAAAG GATGATGCTGACAATGGATTAATCATAGGATTTGTTGATCAACTTCCGGTGGAGTTTCTTATCGATTCCGGAGCAATGATAAACACGGTTACAGAAGGAGTTTGGGAACAATTAATAGCAACTAACGCAAAACTGTTcaagaagaaatttaaatgtgatcgACAATTTACAGCGTATGCGTCTCAAAAACCACTAAACGTTTTGGCCATCTTTGAATCTTGGATTACAATCAGTGAAACTAAGCCCAAAACATATGCGGAATTCTTTGTAATACAAGACGCTCGAAGATGTCTACTAAGTAAACGAACTGCTGAAGAACTTAAAGTCCTAAAAGTGGGGCTAGAGGTTAACCGGATAGCTACAAAAACCGGGAGTTTCCCCAAGTTTCCAAATGTTCTGTTAAAACTTTCAATCGACTACAGAGTTCCTCCCAGGAAATTGGCATATCTAAGAATCCCAATGGCAATGGAAGACAAAGTCAACAAGAAGCTACAAGAAATGCTAGATGCGGACATCATTGAGCCAGTAGCTGGTCCTGCTGAGTGGATATCGCCAATGGTGGTGGTCCCAAAAGGAACTGACGATATTCGACTTTGTATAAATATGCGGTACCCTAATAAGGCGATACAACGAGAACATTATCCACTTCCTCTCATTGATACCCTTCTCAACAAGATGAAAGGAGCAAAGGTATTTTCTAAGTTAGACATCACATCGGCATACTATCACGTAGAGCTTCACCCGGATTCTAGGGAAATAACAACTTTCATGACAGGAAAGGGATTAATGCGATTCAAGCGTCTAATGTTTGGTATTAACTGCGCGCCTGAAATTTTCCAAAGGATCATGTGCGAAATGCTAAGTGGAATTGAAGGTGTCATCATATATATAGACGACATAGTTGTATGGGGAACAAATCAGATAGAACACAACGAACGGCTTACAAAAGTTTTGTCCATCTTGAAGGAAAATAATGCGTCGCTCAACAAGGCAAAATGTCTTTTTGAGGTAAAGGAGCTAGAAATCTTAGGATTCAAAGTAAGCGCAGATGGAATATGTCCAACAGAGGATAAAATAGCGGCTATCAATACCTTTCGAATGCCGGAAACCAAAGAAGAAGTCAGAAGCTTCTTAGGACTGGTTAATTTCGTGGGACAATTTATTCCACACTTATCTTCGCGAACGGAATCGTTACGATGTTTTCTTAGAGGAGAAGTAGATTCTTTTGGGTGTGAGCAGAAGAGCGCTTTCGAGGATCTGCAGAAAGAACTTGCAAGCACTGTCCATCGTCTAGGATTCTTTGACCCAAAAGATAGAACAGAACTATACGTCGACGCATCGCCTGTAGGTCTTGGGGCTGTTCTAACACAACGAGACAATATCGACAAAGCAAGAATAATAAGCTTCGCATCAAAGGGACTCACAAAAACGGAGAAAGTTTACCCCCAAACCCAGCGAGAAGCGTTAGCCATTGTTTGGGCGGTGGAAAAATTTTATCCATACCTCTTTGGTAAACATTTTACGGTTTTCACGGATCATAAAACACTCGAATACATATTCAATGCAAAATATCAAGAAGGACGACGAGCATGTTCGCGCGCAGAAGCATGGGCACTTCGACTTCAACCCTACGATTTCTCAGTAGTGCACATTCCGGGTACGAGCAATATTTCTGATATTTTATCAAGACTATGTCCTCAATCGGACAAACCGTTTGATGAAACGACGGATCACTATATTTGTGAAATCGGAGAAGGAAATATGGCCATAACGCTAGAAGAAATTAGACAGGAAACTGGACTAGACGAGACGCTGAAACAAGTTTGTCAAGCAATTGAAAGTCAACAGTGGCCGCCGGAATTATACGCCTACCAGGCTTTCTCAAAGGAATTAGGAGTATCTAATAATGTCGTAGTTAGAGAAGACAGAATCATATTGCCCTCAAAGCTGAGACAACGAGCTCTGGATATAGCCCATCGTGGCCACCCGGGAATTGTAGCGATGAAACGGAATCTTCGAGAAAAAGTTTGGTGGCCACATATGGACCGAGATATTGAAAATCGCGCTCAAGAGTGTGCCGGATGTGCTCTAGTAAGCCGACAAGGACCACCAGAGCCTATGCAACGGAAGGAAATGCCAGCTCGACCGTGGCAGGAGTTGGCTATGGATTTCTTTACAGCCAAGGAATGCGGCACATTTCTGGTGGTAGTCGATTATTTTAGTCGGTTCCTTACAGTAACGGAAATGAATTCTACTAGTGCAGCCAAAACTATTAATTGTCTTGAGATTATTTTTAGACATCACACGTACCCGGAGACAATTCGATCGGACAATGGACCACCTTTTGCGAGCGAAGAGTTTTCGGATTATTGCCGGAGTAGGAACATACGTCTTGTTCGGACCATCCCGTACTGGCCTCAAATGAATGGACTCGTGGAACGACAGAACCAAGGGATATTACGAACTTTGCGGATTGCCAAGGCGCTAAAACAAGATTGGAGAAAAGCATTAGAAGAGTATGTGTACGCATACAATACAGCACCGCATTCCGTGACTAACAAATCGCCAATGGAGCTTTTAACGGGAAGGCCGGTAAAAGATCTTCTACCGTCTTTAAGAACAGATCCGTTTTGGAATCGGGATGAGGGAGTAAGCGATAGGGATAGGATAAAGAAAATGCATGGAAAGCTGTACGCGGATAAAAGAAGACATGCAAAGCATTCAGAGTTAGTCGTCGGTGATGATGTAATGATTAGGAACTACGAAGCGGGGAAAATTCAACCAAAATTTTGCTCAGAGAAATTTAAAGTTGTTAAATTAAGCGGAAGCGACGTAACTGTACAAAGCAGAGATGGAGTTGAATATCGGCGACCGGTGGCACATTTAAAGAAATGGCCT
- the LOC125761997 gene encoding juvenile hormone epoxide hydrolase 1-like: MGLVARAGLVLLGIFIALCYRLYDQLSETPRVPNNIEFFEYWGPEGGDPYGDSLEVVPFNVSYPPEIIERLRKQLYDGPSLTVPLEETAFQYGFNSDRLQEIVQYWRTDYLDRWDEREAYLNRFTHFKTQIQGLDIHFIRDKSDTVINPKRIVPLLMLHGWPGSVREFYDVIPMLSNRTSDKEYVFDVIVPSLPGYGWSQGSTKPGLSASKVAVIMKNLMARLGYRRFYIQGGDWGAIIGNLMAVLFEKDILGVHLNMCMASQSPLTIGKMVVSSLVPSYFIEKQLIEFYHPTWPKIVELILEGGYMHLQATKPDTIGAVLQNNPIGLAAYILEKFSTWTDPSNRDLKDGGLERHFSLDALLDNVMIYYLTNSITTSQRLYAESFSAAELALEYENIPTNVPAACAKFRHELFQYPDWILKEHFTNLMQSNHYSNGGHFAALQLPDVLYKDIVQFVNRLYVR; this comes from the exons ATGGGTCTTGTAGCACGTGCCGGTTTAGTTCTGCTTGGTATATTTATCGCGCTTTGCTATAGGCTCTACGATCAATTGTCCGAGACGCCACGTGTACCGAACAATATCGAATTTTTCGAGTACTGGGGTCCGGAGGGTGGTGATCCGTACGGGGACAGTTTGGAGGTAGTACCGTTTAACGTATCGTATCCACCGGAAATAATTGAACGATTGCGAAAACAATTATACGATGGTCCATCGCTAACCGTCCCACTCGAAGAGACCGCATTTCAGTACGGATTCAATAGTGATCGTTTGCAGGAAATCGTTCAGTACTGGCGTACCGACTATTTGGACCGCTGGGATGAACGGGAAGCGTACTTAAATCGGTTTACGCACTTCAAAACCCAAATTCAGGGACTGGACATACACTTCATACGCGACAAATCCGATACGGTCATCAATCCGAAGCGAATCGTACCGTTGCTGATGCTGCACGGTTGGCCCGGATCAGTGCGTGAGTTCTACGATGTTATTCCAATGCTAAGCAATCGGACAAGCGACAAAGAATACGTTTTCGATGTGATTGTACCGAGTTTGCCCGGGTACGGGTGGTCCCAGGGATCAACGAAACCGGGTCTGAGTGCGTCCAAAGTGGCGGTCATTATGAAAAATTTGATGGCACGGTTAGGATACAGAAGGTTTTACATCCAGGGCGGAGATTGGGGTGCCATTATAGGGAACTTGATGGCCGTTCTGTTTGAGAAGGACATTTTGG GTGTTCATCTCAATATGTGTATGGCAAGTCAAAGCCCTCTTACCATTGGTAAAATGGTCGTGTCGAGCCTGGTACCGAGttatttcattgaaaaacAGCTTATCGAATTTTACCATCCTACGTGGCCAAAAATTGTGGAGTTAATTCTTGAGGGAGGCTATATGCATCTACAGGCTACCAAACCAGATACGATCGGTGCAGTACTTCAAAACAACCCAATAGGACTAGCGGCTTACATactggaaaagttttccacgtgGACCGACCCCTCCAACCGGGATCTGAAAGATGGTGGTCTTGAACGACACTTTTCGCTTGACGCTCTGCTAGATAACGTGATGATCTATTACCTTACCAATAGTATAACAACTTCCCAAAGATTGTACGCAGAATCGTTCAGTGCGGCAGAACTGGCGCTGGAGTACGAAAACATTCCTACCAACGTTCCAGCGGCATGTGCGAAATTTCGCCATGAACTGTTCCAATATCCAGATTGGATTCTGAAGGAACATTTTACCAACTTAATGCAGAGCAATCACTACAGCAACGGAGGCCATTTTGCCGCGTTGCAACTCCCGGATGTGCTGTACAAGGATATCGTTCAATTCGTGAACAGACTTTACGTGCGTTGA